Proteins encoded in a region of the Pseudomonadales bacterium genome:
- a CDS encoding 16S rRNA (uracil(1498)-N(3))-methyltransferase: MRITRLCVEQPLVAGSELLLPADAAHHLSVVLRAKVGQAVILFDGVGNEAHAHITECTRKAVTVQIENVSAVNRESPLHIHLAIGVSRGERMDFVLQKSTELGVSSITPLLCERTEVRLSDERRQKKHEQWQKIIVSACEQSGRTFLPTLHVAKNFSACLAEDNSEQRFVLHHRSDSALPAVQEKPRSVLLLIGPEGGLSEDEIAVALAANCRALTFGPRVLRTETAPLAAISVLQYQWGDFASLPQTI, translated from the coding sequence ATGCGCATCACGCGCTTGTGTGTTGAGCAACCGTTGGTGGCGGGCAGTGAATTGCTGCTGCCAGCGGACGCTGCGCACCATTTGAGTGTGGTGTTGCGCGCAAAAGTTGGGCAGGCTGTCATTTTATTTGATGGCGTAGGTAACGAAGCGCATGCGCACATCACAGAATGCACGCGCAAAGCTGTCACGGTACAAATTGAAAATGTTTCAGCGGTGAATCGTGAATCGCCTTTACATATTCATTTGGCGATAGGCGTTTCGCGCGGCGAACGCATGGATTTTGTTTTACAAAAAAGCACCGAGCTGGGTGTGAGCAGCATTACGCCGCTGTTGTGCGAGCGCACTGAAGTGCGTTTGAGCGATGAGCGCCGGCAGAAAAAACACGAGCAGTGGCAAAAAATTATTGTCAGTGCTTGCGAGCAGAGTGGCCGAACTTTTTTGCCAACTTTGCATGTGGCAAAAAATTTTAGTGCATGTTTAGCAGAAGACAACAGTGAACAACGGTTTGTGTTGCATCATCGCAGTGACAGCGCATTACCAGCGGTGCAAGAAAAACCGCGCAGTGTGTTGTTGTTAATCGGCCCCGAAGGCGGTTTGTCGGAGGATGAAATTGCTGTGGCATTAGCGGCGAATTGCCGCGCACTGACTTTTGGCCCTCGCGTGCTGCGTACCGAAACAGCACCCTTGGCGGCAATCAGTGTGTTGCAATATCAGTGGGGCGACTTTGCTTCACTGCCACAAACAATTTAA
- the ahcY gene encoding adenosylhomocysteinase: MSAKKTPAAKTATAKTKHDYKVADIALAAWGRKEMDIAETEMPALMALRAKYGKKKPLKNAKILGCIHMTIQTAVLIETLVELGAEVRWSSCNIFSTQDHAAAAIAAAGIPVFAWKGETEQEYDWCIEQTILKDGKPWDANMVLDDGGDLTLMLHQKYPKMLEKIHGITEETTTGVHRLQEMLAKGELKVPAINVNDSVTKSKNDNKYGCRHSLNDAIKRGTDHLLAGKKALVLGYGDVGKGSAQSLRQEGMIVKISEIDPICAMQACMDGYEVVSPYKNGENTGKADGVDAALLSSLDLVVTATGNVDVCDKHMLKALKSGAVVCNIGHFDNEIDTAFTRKNWRWEEVKPQVHKIYRSKKADDFLILLSEGRLVNLGNATGHPSRVMDGSFANQVLAQMYLFERRFADLESSLKANQISVTVLPKKLDEEVAAHMVRGFGGVMTKLTKQQASYIGAAVEGPFKPDSYKY, translated from the coding sequence ATGTCAGCTAAAAAAACACCCGCTGCTAAAACAGCAACAGCTAAAACTAAACATGACTACAAAGTGGCCGACATTGCGCTCGCTGCTTGGGGTCGCAAAGAAATGGATATTGCCGAAACGGAAATGCCCGCGTTGATGGCATTGCGCGCGAAATATGGCAAGAAAAAACCCTTGAAGAACGCAAAAATTCTCGGCTGTATCCACATGACGATTCAAACCGCCGTGTTGATTGAAACGCTGGTGGAATTGGGTGCCGAAGTGCGCTGGTCCTCGTGCAATATTTTCTCGACGCAAGATCACGCGGCGGCTGCGATTGCCGCTGCCGGTATTCCGGTGTTCGCTTGGAAAGGTGAAACTGAGCAGGAATACGATTGGTGTATCGAGCAAACCATTTTGAAAGATGGCAAGCCGTGGGATGCCAACATGGTGTTGGATGACGGCGGCGACTTGACGCTGATGCTGCATCAAAAATATCCAAAAATGTTGGAAAAAATTCACGGTATCACCGAAGAAACCACCACAGGCGTACACCGCTTGCAAGAAATGTTGGCAAAAGGCGAATTGAAAGTGCCGGCAATCAATGTCAACGATTCTGTCACTAAATCGAAAAACGATAACAAATACGGCTGCCGCCATTCTTTGAATGATGCGATCAAGCGCGGCACCGATCATTTGCTCGCCGGCAAAAAAGCGCTGGTGCTCGGTTACGGTGATGTGGGCAAAGGTTCTGCGCAATCGCTGCGTCAGGAAGGCATGATTGTCAAAATCAGTGAGATCGATCCAATCTGCGCGATGCAAGCGTGCATGGACGGTTACGAAGTGGTGTCGCCGTACAAAAATGGCGAAAACACTGGCAAAGCGGACGGCGTAGACGCAGCCTTGCTCAGCTCATTGGATTTGGTGGTAACGGCGACCGGCAATGTTGATGTATGCGATAAACACATGCTCAAAGCACTGAAAAGCGGCGCGGTAGTGTGCAACATCGGTCACTTCGACAATGAAATCGACACCGCTTTCACGCGCAAAAATTGGCGTTGGGAAGAAGTGAAACCGCAAGTACATAAAATTTATCGCAGCAAAAAAGCGGATGATTTTTTGATTCTGTTGTCGGAAGGTCGCTTGGTGAATTTGGGCAATGCGACAGGTCACCCATCGCGCGTGATGGACGGCTCTTTCGCCAACCAAGTGTTAGCGCAAATGTATTTGTTTGAGCGCCGCTTTGCAGATTTGGAAAGTTCACTGAAAGCCAATCAAATCAGCGTCACGGTATTGCCGAAAAAATTGGACGAAGAAGTAGCAGCACACATGGTGCGCGGTTTTGGCGGCGTGATGACCAAGTTGACCAAGCAGCAGGCGAGCTACATCGGTGCTGCAGTGGAAGGCCCGTTCAAACCTGATAGCTACAAATACTAA
- a CDS encoding Rrf2 family transcriptional regulator, with protein sequence MQLTRFTDYCLRVLMYLSHKQELATIAELAQAYRVSENHLMKVVNHLARKEYISTVRGKGGGVRLARPAVEINLANVIEDCEVTQGAVECMREEYDGSCPLTPRCELRRALYGAQRAFLDHLRQFTLQDLAANSGVQRVLLQESH encoded by the coding sequence ATGCAATTAACACGCTTTACCGATTACTGCCTGCGCGTGCTGATGTATCTCAGCCACAAACAGGAGCTCGCCACCATTGCAGAATTGGCGCAAGCCTACCGCGTGTCAGAAAACCATTTGATGAAAGTGGTGAACCATTTGGCGCGCAAGGAATACATCAGCACCGTGCGCGGTAAAGGTGGCGGTGTGCGATTGGCGCGGCCAGCCGTAGAGATCAACCTCGCCAATGTGATTGAAGACTGCGAAGTCACGCAGGGTGCTGTCGAATGTATGCGCGAGGAATATGACGGTAGTTGCCCGCTCACGCCGCGCTGCGAACTGCGGCGCGCACTTTATGGCGCGCAGCGTGCGTTCCTCGATCACTTGCGCCAGTTCACTCTGCAAGACCTTGCAGCCAACAGTGGCGTGCAGCGGGTGTTGTTGCAGGAGTCACATTAA
- the prmA gene encoding 50S ribosomal protein L11 methyltransferase codes for MNWLQCFIRVSQQQSEEFEDLLLALGAVSVTYRDAADQPLFEPGPGEIALWQEVELVGLFTEDFFAEDLHAQLFAALGDALPPLRFEPLADQVWERAWMEHFQPMQFGKRLWIYPSWSEVPNDDSVVLRLDPGLAFGTGTHPTTALCLEWLDAQNLQKKTVIDYGCGSGILAVAALLLGATSALGYDNDPQALIASRDNASNNGCGDRLAVQLVATSGEAIKEQADVVLANILAGPLRELAPRIAPLVKMGGSLVLSGILAAQAEAVMDAYRAYGHLCLIRR; via the coding sequence ATGAATTGGTTGCAATGTTTTATTCGCGTGTCGCAGCAGCAGAGTGAAGAATTTGAAGATTTATTACTCGCACTGGGCGCAGTGTCCGTAACTTATCGCGATGCAGCGGACCAACCTTTATTTGAGCCGGGGCCTGGTGAAATTGCGCTGTGGCAAGAAGTGGAGTTGGTGGGTTTGTTCACGGAAGATTTTTTCGCAGAAGATTTGCACGCGCAGCTGTTTGCTGCTCTGGGTGATGCATTGCCGCCGCTGCGCTTTGAGCCGCTGGCCGATCAAGTGTGGGAGCGCGCGTGGATGGAGCATTTCCAACCCATGCAATTTGGTAAACGCTTGTGGATTTATCCGAGTTGGTCAGAAGTGCCGAACGATGACAGTGTGGTGTTGCGTTTAGATCCAGGCTTGGCGTTTGGCACCGGCACGCATCCCACCACAGCGCTGTGTTTGGAATGGTTGGATGCACAAAATTTGCAAAAAAAAACCGTGATCGATTACGGCTGCGGCTCTGGCATTCTTGCAGTCGCCGCGTTGTTGTTGGGTGCAACTTCTGCATTGGGTTATGACAACGATCCGCAAGCATTGATTGCCAGCCGTGATAACGCGAGCAACAACGGCTGCGGTGATCGCCTCGCTGTGCAGCTAGTGGCGACGAGTGGAGAAGCGATTAAAGAACAAGCGGACGTGGTGCTGGCGAATATTCTCGCCGGCCCATTACGTGAACTCGCACCGCGCATTGCCCCCTTGGTGAAAATGGGCGGCAGCCTTGTACTGTCCGGTATTTTGGCGGCGCAGGCGGAGGCGGTAATGGATGCCTACCGTGCGTACGGTCACTTGTGTTTGATACGCCGGTGA
- a CDS encoding ATP-binding protein: MSSISVDQMLLLGSCAYFGVLFLVAWLTDRPSAPRWLTDSPVLHMLALGVMVSAWGFYGVVDLFNQYGYGALSYYMGAGGLFLFAPMMLMPLLRLTRAYQLHSLADLLVFRFRSPFVGVMTTGCLLLCALPLLALQIQAVADTALIISYRPESPLTMRQNLFALHDRLAWLFCLAAILFAGIFGSKRERHRGLVVAMALESLIKLVVVMAVGYFALRAVFGGMAGLDQWLLAHPEQLETLYHPTENASSHMLVMLFFSTGIVLPHLFHVVLAENTRQRTLKLASWGVPLYLLCLALPVLPVLWAGSELGTAVTPEYFMLGVPLAAGQKWLAALVYLGGLAAAVGTTVVLAIALSTMCLNHWLLPLYGPFVGMVDLYGLITWLRRTLIAFIIIGGYVFYRALQTGQTLTDLALLSFVGSLQFLPAAFAVLYSSRANRQGLIIGLCAGMSVWVLTLLLPTLFGWRMLLLPMDTVLGLGIDNWSQLAMLSVGINIALFVGVSRLTQQSLEERRVAVLCAPENTLRALRLSLDVRSADEIEQRLAPTLGVDIAAQEVQRALTDLKQNAADTRPYALRLLRDRLEANLSGLMGAAVAHALMDRVLPYRAASDGAQREDLHLAENRIHQYRHHLTGLASELDTLRLHYLQTLESLPMAVCSIGQDGEVILWNRAMSELTGIASAFAQGSAALSLPAPWGALLDGFRMDEGVEAHKQTVELAGRTRWLALYKARLGEKTDTAVGAESEQIVMIDDLTETQQLEQELLHSERLASLGRLAAGVAHEIGNPVTGIACLAQDLKYENTQPVVQETAAQILGQTERISRIVQSLVHFAHAGKAGDNTHTTVDLFECVEEAIHLLSLQKNQQCVHYNNALPPDTIICGNEQTLVQLFINLLSNARDASPPDGAIDINVAQKNQQWEIQIRDYGHGITTHHLDRIFEPFFTTKLAGQGTGLGLPLVYSIMEDHDGRIEVISPVDVNGGTLFILSFPLMT, translated from the coding sequence ATGAGTTCTATCAGCGTTGATCAGATGCTTTTGCTCGGCAGCTGCGCCTATTTCGGTGTGCTGTTTTTGGTGGCGTGGCTGACGGATAGACCCAGCGCACCGCGTTGGCTGACGGACAGCCCTGTGCTGCATATGTTGGCGCTGGGTGTGATGGTCAGTGCTTGGGGTTTTTACGGCGTGGTCGACCTGTTTAATCAGTACGGCTACGGTGCGCTGTCTTATTACATGGGTGCGGGCGGTTTATTTTTATTTGCGCCGATGATGCTGATGCCCCTGCTGCGCCTGACGCGCGCTTATCAGCTGCATTCACTGGCGGATTTATTGGTGTTCCGATTTCGCAGTCCGTTTGTTGGCGTGATGACGACGGGCTGTCTACTGCTCTGCGCGCTGCCGCTGCTGGCGCTACAAATTCAAGCAGTGGCCGATACCGCGCTGATCATTAGCTATCGTCCCGAATCGCCACTCACCATGCGCCAAAACCTGTTCGCCCTGCACGATCGCCTCGCGTGGCTGTTCTGTTTAGCAGCGATTTTGTTTGCGGGCATTTTTGGCTCGAAACGCGAGCGACACCGCGGACTGGTGGTGGCAATGGCGCTGGAATCGCTGATCAAGTTAGTGGTGGTGATGGCGGTCGGTTATTTTGCGCTGCGTGCCGTGTTTGGTGGTATGGCGGGCTTGGATCAATGGTTGCTCGCCCATCCCGAGCAGCTGGAAACGCTGTACCACCCCACCGAGAATGCCTCCTCGCACATGCTGGTCATGCTGTTCTTCTCGACCGGCATAGTGCTGCCCCATCTGTTCCATGTAGTGTTAGCAGAGAACACGCGCCAGCGTACGCTGAAGCTGGCGAGCTGGGGTGTGCCGCTGTATTTGCTGTGTTTGGCGCTGCCGGTATTGCCTGTGCTGTGGGCGGGCTCGGAGCTGGGTACGGCGGTGACGCCGGAGTATTTCATGCTCGGTGTGCCGCTGGCTGCCGGTCAAAAATGGTTGGCGGCATTGGTCTATCTCGGTGGTTTGGCAGCGGCCGTGGGCACCACCGTGGTGCTGGCAATTGCGCTTTCCACCATGTGTTTGAACCACTGGCTGCTGCCATTGTATGGCCCCTTTGTCGGTATGGTGGATTTGTACGGGCTGATCACTTGGCTGCGTCGAACGCTGATCGCCTTCATCATCATCGGCGGCTATGTGTTTTATCGCGCCCTGCAAACAGGGCAGACGCTCACGGATTTAGCGCTGTTGTCCTTTGTCGGCAGCTTGCAATTCCTGCCCGCTGCGTTCGCGGTGTTGTACAGCTCGCGCGCTAACCGCCAAGGCTTGATCATTGGTTTATGTGCCGGCATGAGTGTGTGGGTGCTTACTTTATTGCTGCCTACACTGTTTGGTTGGCGTATGTTGCTGCTACCAATGGATACGGTGCTGGGGTTGGGTATCGACAACTGGAGCCAGCTGGCGATGTTGTCGGTTGGTATCAATATCGCCCTGTTTGTGGGCGTTTCTCGGCTGACGCAGCAGTCATTAGAGGAGCGGCGGGTGGCTGTCTTGTGTGCGCCAGAGAACACGCTGCGTGCCCTGCGTCTCAGCTTGGATGTGCGCAGTGCGGATGAAATCGAGCAGCGCCTCGCGCCTACGCTGGGTGTTGATATTGCGGCGCAAGAAGTACAGCGAGCACTCACTGACTTAAAGCAAAACGCGGCGGATACACGCCCCTACGCACTGCGGCTTTTGCGCGATCGCTTAGAGGCGAACCTCTCGGGTTTGATGGGGGCGGCAGTGGCGCACGCACTGATGGACCGCGTGTTGCCCTATCGAGCGGCCTCCGATGGCGCCCAGCGCGAAGATCTGCATTTGGCAGAAAATCGTATCCACCAATATCGCCATCACCTGACGGGATTGGCGAGCGAGCTGGACACCCTGCGACTGCACTACCTGCAGACGCTGGAGAGCCTGCCGATGGCGGTGTGTTCCATTGGGCAGGACGGCGAGGTCATTCTGTGGAACCGAGCGATGAGTGAGTTGACCGGCATCGCTTCTGCTTTTGCACAAGGTTCAGCGGCGTTGTCGCTGCCAGCACCCTGGGGTGCATTGCTGGATGGCTTTCGAATGGACGAAGGAGTCGAGGCGCATAAACAGACGGTAGAACTGGCGGGTCGTACACGCTGGTTGGCGCTATACAAAGCGCGCCTTGGCGAAAAAACAGATACGGCTGTTGGTGCGGAGAGTGAGCAGATCGTCATGATTGATGATCTCACCGAAACGCAGCAGTTGGAGCAGGAGTTATTGCACAGTGAACGCTTGGCATCGCTTGGTCGTCTGGCTGCCGGTGTCGCGCATGAGATCGGCAATCCAGTCACGGGCATCGCGTGTTTGGCGCAAGATTTGAAATACGAGAATACGCAGCCGGTGGTGCAAGAAACAGCTGCGCAAATCTTGGGGCAGACCGAGAGAATCAGCCGCATTGTGCAATCGCTGGTGCATTTTGCGCATGCGGGCAAAGCGGGCGATAACACACACACAACGGTGGATTTATTCGAGTGCGTGGAAGAGGCGATTCATTTGTTGTCGCTGCAAAAAAATCAACAATGCGTGCATTACAACAACGCGCTGCCACCCGACACCATCATTTGCGGCAATGAGCAAACGCTGGTGCAGTTGTTCATCAACTTACTGAGCAATGCGCGCGATGCTAGCCCACCAGACGGTGCTATCGATATCAATGTCGCGCAAAAAAACCAGCAGTGGGAAATTCAAATTCGCGATTACGGGCACGGTATTACCACACACCACCTCGACCGTATTTTTGAACCATTCTTCACCACGAAGTTAGCGGGGCAGGGAACAGGTTTAGGCTTGCCATTGGTTTACAGCATTATGGAAGATCACGATGGGCGCATTGAAGTGATCAGCCCTGTGGATGTGAATGGCGGCACGCTGTTTATTCTTTCTTTTCCGTTGATGACATAA
- the dapB gene encoding 4-hydroxy-tetrahydrodipicolinate reductase, with the protein MTTTASPVRIAITGAAGRMGKTLIEAVNAAPNAVLSAAIERAGSSLIGADAGELSGIGRNGVLVVDNLKKVVDQFDVLIDFTAPVATLANIETCAALGKKMVIGTTGFNAEQKKSLLALAEKTGAVIASNYSIGVNLCFKLLDTAARVLGDEVDIEVYEAHHRHKVDAPSGTALRMGEVVAQALGRDLDKVAVYGREGQTGARARATIGFATVRAGDIVGDHTVMFAADGERVEITHKASSRMSFARGAVRAAEWLRAQPAGLYDMQDVLDLR; encoded by the coding sequence ATGACAACAACCGCCTCACCCGTACGCATTGCCATTACCGGCGCTGCCGGTCGCATGGGAAAAACGCTGATCGAAGCGGTTAACGCCGCACCCAATGCCGTGTTGAGCGCAGCGATAGAACGCGCAGGCAGTTCGTTAATCGGCGCAGATGCAGGCGAACTGTCTGGCATCGGTCGCAACGGCGTTTTGGTGGTCGATAACCTCAAAAAAGTCGTTGATCAATTTGATGTGTTGATCGATTTCACTGCACCAGTGGCAACACTCGCCAATATTGAAACTTGCGCCGCGCTCGGTAAAAAAATGGTTATCGGCACCACAGGTTTTAACGCGGAGCAAAAAAAATCACTGCTCGCGCTCGCCGAAAAAACGGGCGCGGTGATTGCATCGAATTACAGCATCGGCGTGAATCTGTGTTTCAAATTGCTCGACACCGCCGCGCGCGTGCTCGGCGATGAAGTGGATATCGAAGTGTACGAAGCGCATCACCGTCACAAAGTGGATGCGCCGTCTGGCACGGCGCTGCGCATGGGCGAAGTGGTGGCGCAGGCGTTGGGGCGCGATCTCGATAAAGTGGCCGTGTACGGACGCGAAGGACAAACCGGCGCGCGCGCGCGCGCCACAATTGGTTTTGCCACTGTGCGCGCTGGCGATATTGTCGGCGATCACACCGTGATGTTTGCCGCCGACGGTGAGCGCGTAGAAATCACCCACAAAGCGAGCTCGCGCATGAGCTTTGCGCGCGGCGCGGTGCGCGCTGCCGAATGGTTGCGCGCACAGCCAGCGGGTTTGTACGACATGCAGGATGTGCTCGACTTGCGTTAA
- the queG gene encoding tRNA epoxyqueuosine(34) reductase QueG produces MTDTPLLEDIRLWARELGFQQIGVSDIDVAAHAEKLQQWLKNGYHADMAWMQQHAALRAHPDQLHSGTLRVISVRMDYLPEDDKNLIAKINADGGAYIARYTLGRDYHKLMRKRLALLAQKIEEKSAHKHRAFVDSAPILERAFAQKSGLGWIGKNTMLINAQAGSYFFLGEILTDLPLPLTTSQDSTYCGTCSACLDLCPTQAFAAPYQLDARRCISYLTIENRHSIPLELRKPIGNRIFGCDDCQAVCPWNKFAQRTEQEDFMPRHGLADAQLIALFAWTEAEYLEKTAGSALRRIGYEGWLRNIAVALGNAHTAPEILQALQEKMDHPSDLVREHVAWALAQHAI; encoded by the coding sequence ATGACTGATACACCTTTGTTAGAAGACATCCGCCTCTGGGCGCGCGAATTAGGTTTTCAACAAATCGGCGTGAGCGATATTGATGTCGCCGCGCACGCCGAAAAATTACAGCAGTGGTTGAAAAACGGTTATCACGCCGACATGGCATGGATGCAACAACACGCTGCACTGCGCGCGCATCCTGATCAATTACACAGCGGTACACTGCGCGTGATTTCTGTGCGCATGGATTATTTACCCGAAGACGATAAAAATCTCATCGCCAAAATCAATGCCGACGGCGGCGCGTACATTGCGCGCTACACCTTAGGGCGCGACTATCACAAATTGATGCGCAAACGCCTCGCGCTGTTGGCACAAAAAATTGAAGAAAAATCCGCACACAAGCACCGCGCTTTTGTTGATAGCGCGCCGATATTAGAGAGAGCATTTGCGCAAAAATCTGGTTTGGGATGGATCGGCAAAAACACCATGTTGATCAACGCGCAAGCGGGTTCGTATTTTTTTCTCGGTGAAATACTGACCGATTTGCCACTGCCGCTGACCACTTCGCAAGACAGTACGTACTGCGGCACTTGCAGCGCGTGTTTGGATCTCTGCCCCACGCAGGCGTTTGCTGCGCCGTATCAATTGGATGCGCGGCGCTGCATTTCGTATTTGACGATAGAAAATCGCCACAGTATTCCATTGGAATTGCGCAAGCCGATTGGCAATCGCATTTTTGGTTGCGATGACTGCCAAGCCGTTTGTCCGTGGAATAAGTTTGCGCAGCGCACCGAGCAGGAAGATTTTATGCCGCGTCACGGTTTGGCGGATGCGCAACTCATTGCGCTATTTGCGTGGACAGAAGCTGAGTATTTAGAAAAAACCGCAGGCTCGGCACTGCGCCGTATTGGGTATGAGGGTTGGTTGCGCAATATCGCAGTGGCATTGGGCAATGCGCACACTGCGCCAGAAATTTTACAAGCGCTGCAAGAAAAAATGGATCACCCTTCTGATTTAGTACGCGAACATGTGGCGTGGGCTCTCGCACAGCACGCCATCTAA
- a CDS encoding cytochrome b, with translation MSTNGVVNRYPAAIRWLHRIIAVLMIFMIALGWYLSEIDYENPGYNTLRLLHRTIGLSLFPLGLAHLWAYAYLPRPAFSEHLQPWEKTLAKLAHFFLLYVVIAIPVAGYLMSGDQLHILGDIKVPQVWELNKGIRKTLFGVHETLAWTSAFVIGLHVAGALKHHFIDKDDTLRKML, from the coding sequence ATGAGCACAAATGGTGTGGTAAATCGGTACCCAGCAGCGATTCGCTGGTTGCACCGCATCATCGCGGTGTTGATGATTTTTATGATCGCTCTCGGTTGGTATTTGTCCGAGATCGATTATGAAAATCCAGGCTATAACACTTTGCGTTTGTTGCACCGCACCATTGGTCTTTCACTGTTTCCTCTCGGTCTTGCGCATTTGTGGGCTTATGCCTATTTGCCGCGCCCTGCGTTCTCTGAACATTTGCAGCCTTGGGAAAAAACGCTGGCTAAGTTGGCGCATTTTTTCTTGTTGTATGTGGTGATCGCCATTCCCGTAGCGGGCTATTTGATGTCAGGCGATCAGCTGCATATTCTCGGTGATATCAAAGTTCCGCAAGTGTGGGAACTAAATAAAGGCATACGCAAAACATTGTTTGGTGTGCACGAAACACTGGCGTGGACTTCTGCTTTCGTCATTGGTCTGCATGTCGCCGGTGCGTTAAAACATCATTTCATCGACAAAGACGATACCCTGCGAAAAATGCTGTAA
- a CDS encoding YceI family protein, with translation MMNKKGLIGGVLASALLVSAWSVQADDYKIDETHSFVQFRVKHLGYSWEYGRFSVIGGTFTYDPAQPEKNKIDIAVDVDSINTNHELRDDHLQEKYLHTDKAPKATFKSTAYKGDANSGEITGELTLNKTTKTVTIPIKKVGEGSDPWGGYRAGFEGTLTIDARDYGYTYQLGEQSYAVELQLGIEGVRTSAKPVTKS, from the coding sequence ATGATGAACAAAAAAGGTTTAATTGGTGGTGTTTTAGCTTCAGCATTATTGGTGAGTGCTTGGTCTGTACAGGCGGATGACTACAAAATTGACGAAACACATAGCTTTGTTCAGTTTCGCGTCAAACACCTTGGTTATAGCTGGGAGTACGGTCGCTTTAGCGTTATCGGCGGCACCTTCACTTATGATCCTGCTCAACCAGAAAAAAATAAAATTGATATCGCTGTGGATGTAGACAGTATCAATACCAATCACGAGCTGCGTGATGATCACTTGCAGGAAAAATATCTGCATACCGATAAAGCACCCAAAGCCACTTTCAAAAGTACAGCGTACAAAGGAGATGCAAACAGCGGTGAAATAACGGGTGAGCTGACGCTGAACAAAACCACGAAAACGGTCACGATCCCCATTAAAAAAGTCGGCGAAGGCTCTGATCCTTGGGGTGGGTACCGCGCAGGTTTTGAAGGCACATTAACAATTGATGCGCGCGATTACGGCTATACCTATCAATTGGGCGAGCAGAGCTACGCAGTGGAATTGCAGCTTGGTATTGAAGGCGTGCGAACCAGCGCTAAACCTGTAACAAAAAGTTAA
- a CDS encoding PaaI family thioesterase, with product MSTAKPFTSRTPMLPHNEQWAARRRIAAHMRALNEQLLTHDMPLEALQRVENSLQALQDVSVGAPEIHGRLEWAATAANGSYDLLSRDTTPIAGQSNMLSPPLHMHLDYDKGEAHASVTLGWAFEGPPKCVHGGWVAALFDEFLGCAQLLSGATGATGNLSVRYKRPTPLNKELTLFARVKEVHGRKILMEGTISAEGQVTASCEGLFISFAEGVLNLAERKLVVD from the coding sequence ATGAGTACAGCCAAACCGTTTACTTCACGCACGCCGATGCTGCCGCACAATGAACAATGGGCAGCGCGCCGCCGTATCGCTGCGCACATGCGCGCCTTGAATGAGCAATTGCTGACGCACGATATGCCGCTGGAGGCATTACAGCGGGTGGAAAACAGTTTGCAGGCTTTGCAAGATGTGAGCGTGGGCGCGCCGGAGATCCACGGCCGTTTGGAGTGGGCGGCAACGGCAGCCAACGGCTCTTACGATTTGCTCTCGCGCGACACCACGCCGATTGCCGGTCAGAGCAACATGCTGTCGCCGCCGCTGCATATGCATTTGGATTACGACAAAGGTGAAGCGCACGCCAGCGTCACACTGGGCTGGGCGTTTGAAGGGCCGCCGAAATGCGTACATGGCGGCTGGGTGGCAGCGCTGTTTGATGAGTTTCTCGGTTGTGCGCAGTTGCTGTCGGGCGCGACCGGCGCAACCGGCAATCTCAGTGTGCGCTACAAACGCCCCACGCCACTCAACAAGGAACTCACGCTGTTTGCACGGGTCAAGGAAGTGCATGGGCGCAAAATCTTGATGGAAGGCACGATCAGCGCAGAAGGGCAGGTTACTGCCAGCTGCGAAGGTTTGTTTATCAGCTTTGCCGAAGGCGTGCTTAATTTGGCAGAGCGAAAATTGGTGGTTGATTGA